A stretch of the Veillonella parvula DSM 2008 genome encodes the following:
- the gatB gene encoding Asp-tRNA(Asn)/Glu-tRNA(Gln) amidotransferase subunit GatB: protein MSSKYETVVGLEVHTELKTKSKIFCGCTTEFGGDQNTHVCPVCLGLPGAMPVLNKQVVEFAIKVGLALNCEILNFNKFDRKNYYYPDLPKNYQTSQYDLPICLNGHLDIEVNGETKRIGITRIHMEEDAGKLVHSGNTISDSKSSNVDYNRTGVPLLEIVSEPDIRSGAEARAYVEKLRSILQYLEVSDGRMEEGSLRGDCNVSVRLRGTTEFGTRTETKNVNSLTAIQKVVEYEALRQAKLIEAGGKVDQETRTWDDAQGITLGMRKKDEENDYRYFPEPDLVPIVITDEKIEEVRRALPELQDAKIERFVSEYGLSREDATILTVSRKTADFLDATVKAGADAKTVANWMLGDLSKMINESGLTFAESKVSPENLAGMIALIDKGTISGKIAKKVIVSMWESGKDADTIVKEEGLVQITDTGAIEEIVKQVIANNPQPVADFKSGNGKAIGFLVGQVMKESKGRANPGMVNELLKKFLND from the coding sequence ATGAGTAGTAAATACGAAACAGTCGTTGGTTTAGAGGTTCATACAGAGCTTAAGACTAAGTCTAAAATCTTCTGTGGTTGTACCACTGAATTCGGCGGTGATCAAAATACACATGTATGCCCAGTGTGCCTTGGCTTACCTGGTGCAATGCCTGTGTTAAATAAACAAGTAGTAGAATTTGCTATTAAAGTAGGTTTAGCATTGAATTGTGAAATCCTTAACTTTAACAAATTTGACCGTAAAAACTACTATTATCCTGATTTGCCTAAAAACTATCAAACATCTCAATATGATTTGCCAATTTGCTTAAATGGTCATTTAGATATTGAGGTTAATGGTGAAACTAAACGCATCGGTATTACCCGTATTCATATGGAAGAGGATGCAGGTAAACTCGTCCATAGTGGCAACACTATTTCCGACTCTAAATCTTCTAATGTTGACTACAACCGTACGGGTGTACCTCTTCTTGAAATCGTATCTGAACCAGATATCCGTTCCGGTGCAGAAGCGAGAGCATACGTTGAGAAATTACGTTCTATTTTGCAATATTTAGAAGTATCTGACGGTCGTATGGAAGAAGGTTCTTTGCGTGGTGACTGTAACGTATCCGTACGTTTACGTGGCACTACAGAATTTGGTACACGTACAGAAACTAAAAATGTGAACTCTTTAACTGCAATTCAAAAAGTTGTTGAATATGAAGCATTGCGTCAAGCTAAGTTAATCGAAGCTGGCGGCAAAGTAGATCAAGAAACACGTACTTGGGATGATGCACAAGGTATCACGCTTGGGATGCGTAAAAAAGACGAAGAAAACGATTACCGTTACTTCCCAGAACCAGATTTGGTACCAATCGTAATTACAGATGAAAAAATCGAAGAAGTACGTCGTGCACTGCCAGAATTACAAGATGCTAAGATTGAACGTTTTGTATCTGAATATGGCTTGTCTCGTGAAGATGCAACTATTCTTACTGTATCCCGTAAAACAGCGGACTTCTTAGATGCTACTGTAAAAGCGGGTGCAGATGCTAAGACTGTTGCTAACTGGATGCTTGGTGACTTGTCCAAGATGATTAATGAAAGCGGTTTAACATTTGCTGAATCCAAGGTAAGTCCTGAAAACTTGGCTGGTATGATTGCCCTAATCGACAAAGGTACAATTTCGGGTAAAATTGCGAAAAAAGTTATCGTATCCATGTGGGAATCCGGCAAGGATGCTGATACTATTGTAAAAGAGGAAGGTCTAGTTCAAATCACAGATACTGGTGCTATTGAAGAAATTGTTAAGCAAGTTATTGCTAATAATCCACAACCAGTAGCAGACTTCAAGAGTGGTAATGGTAAGGCTATAGGCTTCTTAGTTGGTCAAGTTATGAAGGAATCCAAAGGCCGAGCTAATCCTGGAATGGTAAATGAATTACTTAAAAAATTCTTAAATGACTGA